A stretch of Babesia bigemina genome assembly Bbig001, chromosome : III DNA encodes these proteins:
- a CDS encoding Replication factor C large subunit, with product MDQFLHGDGLVDDILDEIQANTSTDGSREFVQQPAPIELYPLDSRVSNGFSSLRVVDLARNIGAGGASTYAVEDMLYAKSCALDKQKVFKSAALLGRGDEFALKTSGYRLGNPPVYLRFYKEQHSDAAGAHERDENLLGQSIDEMFNNILERPDHSPARQGYGTRVLARKVKRGARASNSNESWLLKYQPRYYSDLLTEESVNIEVRDWHFHVHKPQVINWLRQWKCSRLYSAERSQNKQPYQPTRGVKRPYRGGGTAEAGMENEDHRKILLLGGPAGVGKSTVVNVLAHHCGFDVVEINASEDRSKAKILPVIKGVVTANAIAKDKPNLCLLEEVDGLHAAEGQLIGALKDLNQKNMIKRPIVCICNDLYNKNLRELRQISKVIVVDSCDGEALRDRLLNIAKLEGYRVDDQMVDDLIKLHQNDIRSCITALEFMIKWVPTMSAVNPANRNPELAHNLDAFAKDRSQDLIAFLRELFDPKTTPQSLRDKADALSAAIGEQTLCNLVVENVTKVGARSHFNAAALFDIMAQGDVLHNAWWMQVSLTFVKLMQLKSAFKFILPGSLYSTTYGQKVAKSETVLKAIRGGSLLASTAFSSSFAVQVVPALCTILTSSPDKSVAWPNVARSISEIDVLWEAFAPLKAGVVSRLAKLAVLLQVYGITVLEIQGALALDPPILELSCAQDARLGQEFCKTLQQMLKPGGIVSHRANRPTTLHAYLQEIGHLGYAAFARKFSEQVEVGEEKKAKLLCRKNGAPLPPITFEQLLQREYERYHQLVAENDFDSDMRTYGIYKHYGEKCSAVKYIVNDI from the exons ATGGACCAGTTCTTGCACG GTGACGGCTTGGTCGACGACATCCTCGACGAAATTCAGGCCAATACTTCCACCGATGGGTCGCGCGAATTCGTTCAGCAGCCAGCCCCGATCGAGCTGTACCCGCTAGACAGCCGCGTCAGCAACGGCTTCTCCAGCCTGCGCGTCGTCGACCTGGCGCGGAACATAGGCGCCGGCGGCGCGTCTACCTACGCCGTGGAGGACATGCTATACGCCAAATCATGCGCGCTGGACAAGCAGAAGGTGTTCAAGTCGGCGGCGCTACTTGGACGCGGCGACGAGTTCGCTCTTAAGACTTCGGGATACCGGCTGGGTAACCCTCCTGTCTACTTGAGATTCTACAAGGAGCAGCATTCCGATGCTGCCGGGGCGCATGAGAGGGATGAGAACCTGCTGGGGCAGTCCATCGACGAGATGTTTAA CAACATCCTGGAGAGGCCCGACCACTCCCCCGCGCGACAGGGCTACGGGACCCGCGTTTTGGCGCGAAAGGTGAAACGCGGCGCGAGGGCTTCGAACTCCAACGAAAGCTGGCTCCTCAAGTACCAGCCTCGGTACTACTCGGACCTGCTTACCGAGGAGTCGGTCAACATCGAGGTTAGAGATTGGCACTTCCACGTGCATAAACCGCAGGTGATCAATTGGCTGCGCCAATGGAAGTGCAGCAGGTTATACTCTGCTGAAAGATCGCAAAACAAACAACCGTATCAGCCAACACGAGGCGTCAAGCGACCGTATAGAGGGGGTGGCACCGCAG AGGCGGGCATGGAAAACGAGGATCACCGCAAAATACTGCTGTTGGGAGGCCCAGCGGGCGTCGGTAAATCCACAGTCGTGAACGTGCTGGCGCATCACTGCGGTTTCGACGTCGTGGAAATCAATGCCAGCGAAGATCGCAGCAAAGCCAAAATATTGCCCGTAATCAAGGGCGTTGTCACTGCCAACGCCATCGCAAAGGACAAACCTAACCTGTGCCTGCTAGAGGAGGTGGACGGACTCCACGCTGCGGAGGGGCAGCTCATCGGGGCTTTGAAGGACCTCAACCAGAAGAACATGATCAAGCGCCCAATCGTGTGCATTTGTAACGACTTGTACAACAAGAATCTCAGAGAGCTCAGGCAGATCTCGAAGGTCATCGTCGTTGACTCGTGCGACGGCGAGGCGCTTCGGGATCGCCTGCTCAATATCGCCAAACTTGAGGGTTACCGCGTCGACGATCAGATGGTCGACGACCTGATAAAGCTTCACCAGAACGACATCCGAAGCTGCATCACTGCGTTAGAATTCATGATCAAGTGGGTTCCTACCATGAGCGCTGTTAACCCTGCTAACAGGAATCCCGAACTCGCGCACAACCTGGACGCCTTTGCCAAGGACAGGAGCCAGGATCTCATTGCGTTCTTGCGCGAGCTGTTTGACCCCAAAACAACGCCGCAATCGCTGCGGGACAAGGCCGATGCCTTGTCCGCAGCAATCGGTGAGCAGACGCTGTGTAACCTCGTCGTAGAGAACGTCACAAAGGTCGGAGCAAGGTCGCACTTCAACGCCGCCGCCCTGTTTGATATCATGGCACAGGGAGACGTGCTGCACAACGCGTGGTGGATGCAAGTCTCGCTCACCTTCGTCAAACTGATGCAACTCAAGTCTGCTTTCAAGTTCATCCTGCCCGGGTCGCTCTACAGCACCACGTACGGGCAGAAGGTGGCCAAGAGCGAAACGGTGCTCAAGGCGATCCGTGGAGGTTCATTGTTAGCATCAA CCGCGTTCTCAAGCAGCTTCGCTGTTCAGGTTGTCCCCGCACTGTGCACCATCCTAACGTCGTCCCCCGATAAATCGGTCGCTTGGCCGAACGTTGCGCGGAGCATCAGCGAGATTGATGTGCTGTGGGAGGCGTTCGCGCCACTGAAGGCCGGCGTTGTCAGCAGGCTCGCCAAGTTggccgtgctgctgcaggtctACGGGATCACGGTGCTGGAG ATACAGGGCGCTTTGGCGTTGGATCCTCCTATTTTGGAGCTTTCATGCGCTCAGGACGCCAGGCTTGGCCAGGAGTTCTGCAAGACACTGCAACAAATGCTCAAACCCGGGGGGATTGTATCGCATAGGGCGAACCGGCCAACTACACTGCATGCCTACCTCCAGGAAATAGGGCACTTGGGCTACGCAGCATTCGCGCGCAAGTTCAGTGAGCAGGTGGAGGTTGGTGAGGAAAAGAAGGCGAAACTGTTGTGCCGAAAAAACGGCGCCCCCCTGCCTCCCATCACGTTCgaacagctgctgcagcgtgaATACGAACGATACCATCAGCTGGTGGCAGAAAATGACTTCGATAGCGACATGAGAACATATGGGATCTACAAGCACTATGGCGAAAAGTGCAGCGCAGTAAAGTATATCGTCAACGATATCTAA
- a CDS encoding Phosphatidylcholine:ceramide cholinephosphotransferase 1, with amino-acid sequence MYVSGDSGSVVGSPLSRCTSQKEDDSVAWASPLPLAPESSGSESVNSSRSNYRNDKCLDLESVDEAYVESVIKECQSVVRGMMWRLFYAVCIFFVVLIFQAICVWNSDRVYTKYTTSIDPPPLYEWQKRSFNMSPLYDHLQVAFMSWYGNTQVSIRCADVLIAVLCILVCGKVLFSAPLMFGCQMVIRYVLLMSQVYLLRGVFIAATVVPTPAQECKVFDQNANFLAQIAHVVQGYFSITDTCTDLIISGHTAGSTLFMEMFVMHNNMWHLNTAVVIIVMLIYVMLIVARAHYTIDVMFGVLLALHLYVHHLRIVSRVGRSTCKGIKLGNSFFSAICRAFSRFEMVEERIQLYVRLRHLKETTDDQVWHANKLAFYYNIFGIEDNVEPTCIYKGFDGWSKANFRLIGRAFARSKEPTPAPVPKPAEGPDTRRAPPDDTPTTNNTY; translated from the coding sequence ATGTATGTAAGTGGGGATAGTGGATCCGTGGTGGGCTCGCCGTTGTCGCGATGCACGAGTCAAAAGGAGGATGACAGCGTTGCATGGGCGTCACCCTTACCCTTGGCGCCGGAGTCCTCCGGGAGCGAGTCCGTAAACAGCAGCCGGAGTAATTACAGAAATGACAAGTGCCTTGACTTAGAGAGCGTCGACGAAGCGTACGTCGAGAGCGTTATCAAGGAATGCCAGTCCGTTGTAAGAGGGATGATGTGGCGGCTTTTTTACGCGGTGTGCATTTTCTTCGTGGTGCTGATCTTCCAGGCGATATGCGTCTGGAACAGCGACCGAGTGTACACTAAATACACGACAAGCATTGATCCTCCTCCATTATATGAATGGCAGAAGCGCAGCTTCAACATGTCGCCTCTGTACGACCACCTGCAGGTCGCATTCATGTCGTGGTACGGCAACACCCAGGTATCCATTCGATGCGCTGACGTGCTCATAGCCGTTCTGTGCATTCTTGTGTGTGGCAAGGTCCTTTTCAGCGCCCCGCTGATGTTCGGATGTCAGATGGTGATTCggtacgtgttgctgaTGTCGCAGGTGTACCTGCTGAGGGGCGtattcatcgctgccacgGTGGTGCCCACTCCAGCGCAAGAATGCAAGGTGTTCGACCAAAATGCCAACTTCCTGGCGCAGATAGCGCACGTCGTCCAGGGATACTTCTCGATAACCGACACCTGCACCGATCTCATCATATCGGGGCACACGGCCGGGAGCACCCTCTTCATGGAGATGTTCGTGATGCACAACAACATGTGGCACCTCAATACAGCGGTAGTGATCATAGTCATGCTCATCTACGTGATGCTCATCGTTGCAAGAGCGCACTACACCATCGACGTCATGTTCGGGGTTCTCTTGGCGTTACACCTGTACGTACATCACTTGCGGATCGTCTCCAGGGTAGGGCGCAGCACTTGCAAGGGCATCAAGCTGGGCAATTCGTTTTTCTCCGCCATCTGCAGGGCGTTCTCGAGGTTTGAGATGGTCGAGGAGCGCATCCAACTATACGTCCGACTGCGGCACCTCAAGGAGACCACGGATGACCAGGTGTGGCATGCGAACAAACTTGCCTTCTACTACAACATCTTCGGCATCGAGGACAATGTAGAGCCGACGTGCATATATAAAGGCTTTGACGGGTGGTCGAAGGCAAACTTCAGGCTGATAGGCCGCGCATTTGCGCGCAGCAAGGAGCCGACTCCGGCTCCTGTGCCGAAGCCCGCAGAGGGTCCCGACACACGGCGAGCACCCCCTGATGACACACCTACCACCAACAACACATATTAA